A window from Flavobacterium sp. 83 encodes these proteins:
- a CDS encoding NADH:flavin oxidoreductase, with protein MNTNSLFTSFNLKTLNLKNRIVMAPMTRSFSPNGIPTDEVAAYYQKRAEGEVGLILSEGTVINRPSSSNDANVPHFYGDQSLAGWKQVIEGVHAAGGQMGPQIWHMGIMDNHHSGWVPPVPFEGPSGLNRPGFSNGTTMTTTDIENTILAFGKAAADAKRLGFDCIEIHGAHDYLIDQFFWEATNLRTDNYGGKTLAERTRFAVEVIKEIRKQVGEDFAVIMRISQFKPSDYNFKLAKTPQEMEAWLSPLIDAGVDILHCSQRRFWEPEFEDNDLNFAGWAKKITGKPTITVGSVGLSSDFFGAFAGESSIPTSLDELTRRLDRGDFDLVAVGRPLLSDPNWVAKIKAGKNDQLKGFSKEALTELILE; from the coding sequence ATGAACACAAATAGTTTGTTTACGTCCTTCAACTTGAAGACGCTAAATCTTAAAAATAGAATTGTAATGGCGCCTATGACGCGCTCTTTTTCTCCAAATGGAATCCCTACTGATGAAGTAGCAGCTTATTATCAAAAAAGAGCTGAAGGTGAAGTTGGCTTGATATTATCTGAAGGAACGGTTATCAATAGACCTTCGTCATCAAATGATGCTAATGTGCCCCATTTTTATGGGGACCAATCATTGGCAGGATGGAAACAAGTAATTGAAGGCGTGCATGCAGCAGGTGGACAAATGGGACCGCAGATATGGCATATGGGTATCATGGATAATCACCATTCAGGTTGGGTACCTCCAGTACCTTTTGAAGGACCATCAGGATTGAACAGGCCTGGTTTTAGCAATGGTACAACAATGACAACGACAGATATCGAGAATACCATTCTAGCTTTTGGAAAAGCTGCCGCTGATGCCAAAAGATTAGGTTTTGACTGTATCGAAATACATGGCGCCCATGATTATTTAATTGATCAGTTTTTCTGGGAAGCAACCAATCTTCGAACTGATAATTACGGAGGAAAAACATTGGCCGAACGTACTCGTTTTGCCGTTGAAGTAATTAAAGAAATAAGAAAACAAGTAGGCGAAGATTTTGCTGTGATTATGAGAATTTCTCAGTTCAAACCATCGGATTACAATTTTAAACTGGCAAAAACACCTCAAGAAATGGAAGCTTGGCTTAGTCCGTTGATTGATGCCGGTGTGGATATTTTACATTGCTCCCAACGCCGTTTTTGGGAACCTGAATTTGAAGATAATGATCTTAACTTTGCAGGATGGGCTAAAAAAATAACCGGTAAACCAACTATTACTGTAGGTTCTGTAGGGCTTTCTAGTGATTTCTTTGGTGCTTTTGCAGGGGAAAGTTCAATACCTACTTCCTTGGATGAATTAACCCGACGTTTAGACAGAGGCGATTTTGACCTAGTAGCCGTGGGAAGACCACTTTTATCAGATCCGAATTGGGTTGCTAAAATAAAAGCTGGAAAAAACGACCAGCTAAAAGGGTTCAGCAAAGAAGCTTTGACCGAATTAATTTTGGAATAG
- a CDS encoding NAD(P)-dependent alcohol dehydrogenase, whose amino-acid sequence METTNVKAYGTVAADVPLKQMNIERRNITTKDIEIEILYCGVCHSDLHTARNDWGFTTYPVVPGHEIVGKVTQVGSDVTKLKVGDFAAVGCLVDSCQTCDNCKKDLEQYCTTGWIGTYGSPDKHLGGMTLGGYSEKIVVDEHFVLKVPANLDLAATAPLLCAGITTWSPLRHWKVGKGSKVAVVGLGGLGHMAIKLAKGLGAEVTLFSRSIDKEKDALELGADAVVISTDENHMNAVNGKFDLIIDTVPYVHDVNPYVGTLNTNGTLVLVGYLGGLEPILNTVPMIMGRKSVAGSLIGGIAETQEMLDFCGEHNIVSEIEVIKIQDINEAYERMLKSDVRYRFVIDMASLKS is encoded by the coding sequence ATGGAAACAACAAATGTAAAAGCTTACGGTACAGTGGCGGCAGATGTCCCTTTAAAACAAATGAATATCGAGCGCAGAAACATTACTACGAAAGATATTGAAATCGAAATTTTATATTGTGGTGTTTGTCACTCTGATTTACACACTGCCAGAAATGACTGGGGATTCACGACTTATCCCGTGGTTCCTGGTCATGAAATTGTGGGAAAAGTGACCCAAGTAGGAAGCGATGTTACAAAACTAAAAGTAGGTGATTTTGCTGCAGTTGGTTGTTTGGTAGATTCTTGCCAAACTTGCGATAACTGTAAAAAAGACTTGGAACAATATTGTACAACCGGGTGGATAGGTACTTATGGTAGTCCTGACAAACACTTAGGCGGAATGACTCTTGGTGGCTATTCGGAAAAAATTGTGGTCGATGAACACTTCGTTTTAAAAGTGCCTGCTAATCTTGATTTGGCTGCTACAGCGCCTTTATTATGTGCAGGAATTACCACTTGGTCACCACTTCGCCACTGGAAAGTTGGTAAAGGGAGTAAAGTTGCCGTTGTAGGTTTAGGTGGATTAGGACACATGGCCATAAAACTAGCCAAAGGTTTAGGTGCTGAAGTTACTCTTTTCTCCAGATCAATTGATAAAGAAAAAGATGCGTTGGAATTGGGCGCCGATGCTGTTGTAATTTCAACAGATGAAAATCACATGAATGCTGTAAACGGAAAATTTGATTTAATTATTGATACCGTTCCTTATGTTCATGATGTAAATCCTTATGTAGGGACTTTGAATACTAACGGAACTTTAGTTTTAGTAGGATATTTGGGTGGTTTAGAACCAATTTTAAATACTGTTCCGATGATAATGGGAAGGAAATCAGTTGCTGGTTCATTAATTGGTGGAATTGCCGAAACGCAGGAAATGTTAGATTTTTGTGGTGAACATAATATTGTATCCGAAATTGAAGTAATTAAAATACAAGATATCAATGAAGCTTATGAAAGAATGCTAAAAAGTGATGTTCGGTACCGTTTTGTAATCGATATGGCATCGCTTAAAAGCTAA
- a CDS encoding cupin domain-containing protein, with protein sequence MNTTAKNEQNTIFSQGDKANPDYFTGNAWLNLLVNESEFNSVIGNVTFEAGARNNWHTHPGGQILIVTDGTGYYQEKDKPIQLIQRGDVVKIPADVKHWHGASVDSPLTHIAITASTPKGAVDWLERVTDEEYNSYKE encoded by the coding sequence ATGAACACAACAGCTAAAAACGAACAGAATACCATTTTCTCACAAGGCGATAAAGCAAATCCTGATTATTTTACTGGAAATGCTTGGCTAAATTTATTAGTGAATGAAAGTGAGTTTAATAGTGTAATTGGCAATGTAACTTTTGAAGCGGGAGCCAGAAACAACTGGCATACTCATCCGGGAGGCCAAATCCTAATTGTAACCGATGGAACTGGCTACTATCAGGAAAAAGACAAGCCAATTCAATTGATTCAAAGGGGTGATGTTGTAAAAATTCCGGCTGATGTAAAACATTGGCATGGTGCTTCAGTTGATAGTCCTTTGACTCATATAGCCATTACCGCCAGTACTCCAAAAGGAGCTGTAGACTGGCTAGAAAGAGTAACTGATGAAGAATACAATAGTTATAAAGAGTAA
- a CDS encoding ROK family transcriptional regulator, with product MSLKDLLDNSKDKSLSGQKWHMLRQAIVKRLLSAGNATIAELSSELQSSVPTVTKAVNELLPEGYVVDLGKITNSGGRRPSLYSINPTCAYFLGVEVSIANMSIGLQNIKNEFVSIELGTSFILENTQESLLEFCNLINSFIEDSSVEKKMIVGVCINFSGRINSMEGFSYNYFFSENRPLTEIISEQLDMPVHLENDTRAMTFGEYSEGVVDDEQNIIFLNYSWGVAIGMITDGKLYYGKSGYSGEFGHSTIFDNGIMCQCGKLGCLETEISGWSLVNQFKAALKEGKQSKVVLDESSPALQHHAIISGAFNLEDTLCVDLVTKQSEKMGRYLSILLNIFNPDLLVIGGDFAQLGDYTLLPIQSALKKYSLGLVNRDMKLKKSTLGRRAGVIGACCVIKEKMLSPFINN from the coding sequence ATGAGTTTAAAAGATTTATTAGACAATAGTAAAGACAAAAGCCTTTCTGGGCAAAAGTGGCATATGCTAAGACAAGCAATCGTAAAACGATTATTGTCTGCCGGTAATGCTACAATAGCAGAATTAAGTTCTGAACTACAATCTAGTGTCCCAACGGTAACCAAAGCCGTTAACGAATTATTACCGGAAGGCTATGTGGTAGATCTGGGGAAAATCACCAATAGTGGAGGAAGACGACCTTCACTGTATAGTATCAATCCAACTTGTGCTTACTTTTTAGGTGTCGAAGTCAGTATTGCTAATATGTCTATTGGCTTACAAAACATTAAAAACGAATTTGTCAGTATTGAATTAGGAACTTCCTTTATTTTAGAAAACACACAAGAATCACTTTTGGAATTTTGTAATCTTATCAATTCATTTATAGAAGACAGCTCTGTCGAAAAAAAGATGATTGTGGGTGTTTGCATCAACTTTTCAGGTCGTATTAATTCGATGGAAGGATTTAGTTACAATTATTTCTTTAGCGAAAACAGACCTTTAACAGAAATTATTTCAGAACAATTGGACATGCCAGTTCATTTGGAAAATGATACCAGAGCCATGACTTTTGGCGAATATTCTGAAGGAGTGGTTGATGACGAACAGAATATAATATTTCTTAATTACAGTTGGGGTGTGGCTATAGGAATGATTACTGACGGTAAACTATATTATGGAAAATCTGGCTACTCCGGAGAATTTGGCCACAGTACTATCTTTGATAACGGAATTATGTGTCAGTGTGGTAAACTTGGATGTCTGGAAACTGAAATTTCAGGCTGGTCCTTAGTAAACCAATTCAAGGCAGCTCTAAAAGAAGGAAAACAATCAAAAGTAGTTCTTGATGAAAGTTCACCTGCTTTACAACACCATGCTATTATTTCTGGAGCTTTTAATTTAGAAGATACATTGTGTGTCGATTTAGTGACAAAACAGAGCGAGAAAATGGGACGCTATTTGTCTATTCTACTCAATATCTTTAATCCTGATTTATTGGTAATTGGTGGTGATTTTGCACAATTAGGTGATTATACTCTTTTGCCTATTCAATCCGCATTAAAAAAATACTCTTTAGGTTTAGTCAACCGGGATATGAAACTTAAAAAATCGACTTTAGGTCGTCGCGCTGGCGTTATTGGAGCTTGTTGTGTAATAAAAGAAAAGATGTTATCCCCATTCATAAATAACTAA